The following are from one region of the Sciurus carolinensis chromosome 5, mSciCar1.2, whole genome shotgun sequence genome:
- the Ggact gene encoding gamma-glutamylaminecyclotransferase: MALVFVYGTLKRGQPNHKVLLDSANGSAAFRGQGRTAEPFPLVIAGEHNIPWLLHLPGRGHHVAGEIYRVDEQMLRFLDDFEGCPHMYQRTAVPVEVLTWEGEGSPGDRVQCFVYSTATSPPEWAHLPHHKSYDAQGPHGLRYNPRENR, encoded by the coding sequence ATGGCTCTTGTCTTCGTGTACGGCACCCTGAAGCGAGGCCAGCCCAACCACAAAGTCTTGCTGGACAGCGCCAACGGCTCTGCAGCCTTCCGGGGCCAGGGCCGCACGGCCGAGCCCTTCCCCTTGGTGATTGCTGGTGAACACAACATCCCCTGGCTGCTGCACCTCCCGGGCAGGGGCCACCATGTGGCTGGCGAGATCTACAGGGTGGACGAGCAGATGCTGCGCTTCCTGGACGACTTTGAAGGCTGCCCCCACATGTACCAGCGCACGGCGGTTCCGGTGGAGGTGCTCACGTGGGAGGGCGAGGGCAGCCCTGGGGACCGGGTGCAGTGCTTTGTGTACAGCACGGCCACCAGCCCACCCGAGTGGGCCCACCTCCCCCACCACAAGAGCTACGACGCCCAGGGTCCCCACGGGCTGCGCTACAACCCCCGGGAAAACAGGTGA